The following coding sequences are from one Carassius gibelio isolate Cgi1373 ecotype wild population from Czech Republic chromosome B7, carGib1.2-hapl.c, whole genome shotgun sequence window:
- the LOC127962536 gene encoding tRNA methyltransferase 10 homolog A, with protein MATDTAETSAVQESSHECANNEHKTEQTGETETLSKRQRKRLLKSQQWEEQRELRKQKRKERKQQRKLERHAQAEEGVEWTGKKRLRRSAEPSSLRLVVDCSFDNLMVLKDVKKLHKQIQRCYAENRRTLHPVQFYLTSHGGQLKQVMDEINKGWLNWKDVHFKPDAFHEIMKKEDLVYLTSDSPNVLQELDEAKAYVIGGLVDHNHHKGITFNRAQELGIAHAQLPLGSFVKMNSRKVLAVNHVFEIMLAFLEKRDWQEAFFTVLPQRKGAVPVGQENKLGEGDDEEDSDEDSDTEQPISEKSAESKDQSESKQEEHKPVLNQSDSSERNTA; from the exons ATGGCCACCGATACTGCCGAGACATCTGCTGTGCAGGAGAGCAGCCATGAATGTGCAAACAATGAACATAAGACCGAACAGACTGGAGAAACTGAAACGCTGTCTAAAAGACAGAGGAAGAGACTTCTTAAGAGTCAACAATGGGAAGAACAGAGAGAACTTCGCAA ACAGAAGCGGAAAGAGAGAAAACAGCAGAGGAAACTGGAGAGACACGCGCAGGCTGAAGAAGGAGTGGAGTGGACAGGGAAGAAGCGTTTGCGCAGGTCGGCTGAGCCCAGCTCTCTCAGACTGGTCGTAGACTGCAGCTTTGATAACCTCATGGTGCTCAAG GATGTAAAGAAACTTCACAAGCAGATTCAAAGGTGCTATGCTGAGAACAGACGCACACTGCATCCTGTACAG TTTTACCTTACAAGTCATGGTGGTCAGTTAAAGCAAGTCATGGACGAAATTAACAAAGGCTGGCTCAACTGGAAG GATGTTCATTTCAAGCCTGATGCATTTCATGAAATCATGAAGAAGGAGGACCTAGTCTACCTCACCTCTGATTCACCCAATGTGCTACAAGAACTCGATGAGGCCAAAGCCTATGTGATTGGAGGTCTGGTGGACCACAACCACCATAAG GGAATCACATTTAATCGAGCCCAAGAGCTTGGCATTGCTCATGCTCAGCTTCCGCTGGGCAGTTTCGTCAAGATGAATAGCCGCAAGGTGCTGGCCGTCAATCACG TTTTTGAGATCATGCTAGCGTTCCTGGAGAAACGAGACTGGCAGGAAGCTTTCTTTACCGTGCTGCCACAGAGGAAGGGAGCTGTGCCAGTGGGCCAGGAGAACAAGCTCGGAGAGGGCGATGACGAGGAAGACTCTGATGAAGACTCGGACACAGAACAGCCAATCTCAGAAAAGAGCGCGGAATCAAAGGACCAATCAGAAAGCAAACAGGAAGAACACAAACCTGTGCTAAACCAGTCAGATTCCAGCGAGCGAAACACGGCTTAG